Proteins from a genomic interval of Corynebacterium deserti GIMN1.010:
- a CDS encoding glutathione S-transferase family protein, producing the protein MVQNSSDWAGAAQNASPDGEFVRDTNYITDRIVADVPEGSEPVAQPDGTFSWPVEAGRYRLIAARACPWAHRTVITRRLLGLENVISLGLAGPTHDVRSWTFDLDPGKVDPVLQIPRLQEAYFNRFPDYPRGITVPALVEEKSRKVVTNDYPSITIDFNLEWKKFHREGAPDLYPEELREEMAPVMKRIFTEVNNGVYRTGFAGSQEAHNEAYERLWVALDWLEERLSTRRYLMGDHITEADIRLYPTLVRFDAVYHGHFKCGRNKITEMPNLWGYLRDLFQTPGFGDTTDFTEIKQHYYITHAEINPTQIVPVGPDLSGFATPHGREKLGGSPFAEGVTLPGPIPAGEEVKNPEPFQK; encoded by the coding sequence ATGGTTCAGAACAGCAGCGATTGGGCAGGCGCCGCACAAAATGCGTCCCCGGACGGCGAGTTCGTCCGCGATACCAATTACATCACCGACCGAATTGTTGCCGACGTTCCTGAAGGCTCCGAACCCGTCGCCCAGCCCGACGGCACTTTCTCGTGGCCAGTTGAAGCTGGACGTTACCGCCTTATCGCCGCCCGCGCATGTCCCTGGGCTCACCGCACCGTGATTACCCGTCGCCTATTGGGCCTTGAAAACGTCATTTCCCTCGGTCTGGCAGGCCCTACCCACGACGTTCGCTCCTGGACTTTTGATCTCGATCCCGGCAAAGTCGATCCCGTCTTGCAGATCCCTCGCCTACAGGAGGCTTATTTCAACCGCTTCCCCGATTACCCACGTGGCATCACCGTGCCAGCACTGGTGGAAGAAAAGTCCCGCAAGGTTGTCACCAACGATTACCCATCCATCACCATTGACTTCAACCTCGAGTGGAAGAAGTTCCACCGCGAGGGCGCCCCAGACCTCTACCCCGAGGAACTACGCGAAGAAATGGCGCCGGTAATGAAGCGCATCTTCACCGAAGTCAACAACGGCGTATACCGCACCGGCTTTGCCGGCAGCCAGGAAGCACACAACGAGGCATACGAGCGCCTCTGGGTTGCACTTGATTGGCTCGAAGAACGCCTGTCGACGCGCCGTTACTTGATGGGCGACCACATCACCGAGGCAGACATCCGCTTGTACCCCACACTGGTGCGTTTCGACGCCGTCTACCACGGTCACTTCAAGTGCGGTCGCAACAAGATCACCGAGATGCCCAACCTCTGGGGCTACCTCCGCGATCTATTCCAGACGCCAGGTTTCGGTGACACCACCGACTTCACCGAGATCAAGCAGCACTATTACATCACCCACGCCGAGATTAACCCCACCCAGATCGTGCCAGTAGGCCCTGATCTCTCCGGCTTCGCCACTCCTCATGGACGCGAGAAGCTCGGTGGTTCACCTTTTGCGGAGGGTGTCACCCTGCCAGGCCCCATCCCTGCTGGCGAAGAAGTGAAAAACCCTGAACCCTTCCAGAAGTAA
- a CDS encoding HNH endonuclease family protein, producing MGKKSKAGRIQRALSGAIVTTVAVIASYAYVSDGDGAIGENFPDLTISHPATDVVDSSLDSYRNMLSGLEIKGRAPATGYAREQFGQAWSDDVTVEFGHNGCDTRNDILRRDLTDTQIKEGTHDCVVLTGTLEDPFSGDTIDFVRGPRSADVQIDHIVPLHDAWVKGAQQWDEETRRNFANDPINLQAVAGTLNQQKGAGDVATWLPPNRAFRCDYAKAIITVKDKYGVWVTKAESDALGRQLDTCLG from the coding sequence ATGGGCAAAAAGAGTAAAGCTGGCAGGATTCAACGCGCGTTGTCTGGTGCTATTGTCACAACCGTCGCGGTCATCGCTTCCTATGCCTACGTGTCAGACGGGGATGGTGCGATCGGGGAAAATTTTCCTGACCTGACCATCTCACATCCAGCAACGGACGTGGTTGACTCATCGTTGGACAGCTACCGCAACATGCTGTCGGGACTGGAAATTAAGGGGCGTGCGCCTGCAACCGGCTATGCTCGCGAACAATTTGGCCAAGCCTGGAGCGATGACGTCACCGTGGAATTTGGTCACAATGGCTGCGATACTCGCAATGACATTCTGCGCAGAGATCTCACCGATACACAGATTAAAGAAGGAACCCATGACTGCGTGGTGTTAACAGGCACGCTTGAGGATCCTTTTTCTGGCGACACCATTGATTTTGTGCGCGGCCCGCGCTCAGCGGATGTACAAATTGACCACATTGTCCCGCTTCACGACGCCTGGGTAAAAGGCGCCCAGCAATGGGACGAAGAAACCCGTCGAAATTTTGCCAACGATCCCATCAACCTGCAGGCCGTTGCGGGAACGCTCAACCAACAAAAAGGCGCAGGTGACGTCGCTACCTGGCTTCCGCCCAACCGGGCATTTCGTTGCGATTATGCCAAAGCAATCATCACGGTGAAAGACAAGTACGGCGTGTGGGTTACCAAGGCTGAATCAGATGCGTTGGGACGTCAATTAGATACCTGTCTTGGATAA
- a CDS encoding DoxX family protein — translation MTDNSRNSNEHVDRADLSDLEDDSSIPTYNGPSPSANSTNASEKLGSLYHRTGRTAPQKIDPAQPKQEETTETASFERPDQQAGLATGRGGADAPTTVTRAASANHSDALASDAPTTHVPAQHVPAQPVAQAQPTRQLDRPEEPAPVYHDEPNYESQPYTDSDFAPAGAAAAGVGAGAGVAAAPVDEQPVYAEQPQIVEDARRGTLDFGLLIIRVVIGAYLIVRGVFTFFTLGGSEGLAGLEAQFAGYQYPEILAILLPSIELAAGVFLLLGLMTPVAAAVATIATSFTTLHEVNIHEGGWGQLGEPLMLALILTLVVVGLQFTGPGRISLDSGRGWARRPLVSSWIFVILGIAGAVVLWWFGAGVNPIA, via the coding sequence ATGACTGACAACTCGCGAAATTCAAATGAGCACGTTGATCGAGCCGATCTCAGCGACCTCGAGGATGATTCGTCCATCCCTACCTACAACGGACCATCACCATCCGCGAATTCCACCAACGCTTCAGAGAAGCTAGGCAGCCTCTACCACCGCACCGGTAGAACTGCTCCACAAAAGATTGATCCTGCCCAACCTAAGCAGGAAGAAACAACCGAGACAGCGTCTTTCGAGCGCCCCGACCAGCAGGCAGGTCTGGCTACCGGTCGTGGTGGTGCAGATGCGCCGACCACGGTGACCAGGGCAGCATCAGCCAACCACAGCGATGCCTTGGCTTCCGACGCCCCAACGACACATGTCCCAGCACAACATGTTCCGGCACAACCTGTCGCTCAGGCTCAGCCAACGCGCCAATTGGATCGTCCAGAAGAACCAGCGCCGGTTTACCATGACGAACCCAATTACGAGAGCCAGCCTTACACCGACTCTGATTTCGCACCTGCAGGCGCTGCTGCTGCAGGTGTTGGAGCAGGCGCGGGTGTTGCAGCCGCACCTGTTGACGAGCAACCCGTATATGCCGAACAGCCACAAATCGTAGAAGATGCTCGGCGCGGTACCCTCGACTTTGGTCTGCTTATAATTCGTGTTGTCATCGGCGCGTACCTCATCGTTCGGGGCGTCTTTACCTTCTTCACCCTCGGCGGCTCTGAGGGGCTTGCAGGACTGGAAGCACAGTTTGCGGGATATCAGTACCCCGAAATTTTGGCCATCCTCCTGCCGTCCATCGAACTCGCCGCAGGCGTATTCCTCCTGTTGGGACTTATGACTCCGGTAGCTGCTGCGGTGGCTACAATCGCGACGTCTTTCACCACGCTGCATGAGGTAAACATCCACGAGGGCGGTTGGGGACAGCTTGGTGAGCCTCTCATGCTGGCACTCATTTTGACCCTTGTGGTGGTTGGCCTGCAATTTACTGGACCGGGACGCATCTCCCTCGACTCCGGTCGGGGATGGGCACGTCGTCCACTGGTCAGCTCCTGGATCTTCGTCATCCTGGGTATTGCCGGTGCGGTAGTCCTGTGGTGGTTCGGCGCGGGAGTAAACCCCATTGCATAA
- the ilvD gene encoding dihydroxy-acid dehydratase — MIPLRSKVTTVGRNAAGARALWRATGTKENEFGKPIVAIVNSYTQFVPGHVHLKNVGDIVADAVRKAGGVPKEFNTIAVDDGIAMGHGGMLYSLPSREIIADSVEYMVNAHTADAMVCISNCDKITPGMLNAAMRLNIPVVFVSGGPMEAGKAVVVDGVAHAPTDLITAISASANDAVDDAGLAAVEASACPTCGSCSGMFTANSMNCLTEALGLSLPGNGSTLATHAARRALFEKAGETVVELCRRYYGEEDESVLPRGIATKKAFENAMALDMAMGGSTNTILHILAAAQEGEVNFDLADIDALSKRVPCLSKVAPNSDYHMEDVHRAGGIPALLGELNRGGLLNKDVHSVHSPDLDSWLDAWDIRSGNSSDVANELFHAAPGGIRTTEAFSTENRWDELDTDAVKGCIRDIEHAYTADGGLVVLRGNVSPDGAVIKAAGIDEELWHFSGPARVVESQEEAVSVILNKTIQAGEVLVVRYEGPAGGPGMQEMLHPTAFLKGAGLGKKCALITDGRFSGGSSGLSIGHISPEAAHGGVIGLIENGDIVTIDVHNRQLDVEVSDEELQRRRDAMNASEKPWQPVNRNRVVTKALRAYAKMATSADKGAVRQVD; from the coding sequence ATGATCCCACTTCGTTCAAAAGTCACCACCGTCGGTCGCAATGCAGCCGGTGCCCGCGCCCTATGGCGTGCAACTGGCACCAAGGAAAACGAGTTTGGTAAACCAATCGTTGCCATTGTGAACTCCTACACCCAGTTTGTTCCTGGACACGTTCACCTTAAGAACGTCGGCGACATTGTTGCGGATGCTGTGCGCAAGGCCGGTGGCGTTCCCAAGGAATTCAACACCATCGCAGTCGATGACGGCATCGCCATGGGCCACGGTGGCATGCTGTACTCCCTGCCATCTCGTGAAATCATCGCTGACTCCGTCGAGTACATGGTCAACGCTCACACTGCTGACGCAATGGTCTGTATCTCCAACTGTGACAAGATCACCCCAGGCATGCTCAACGCCGCAATGCGTTTGAACATCCCCGTTGTCTTCGTTTCCGGTGGCCCCATGGAAGCCGGCAAGGCTGTTGTTGTTGATGGCGTTGCCCACGCACCAACGGACCTCATTACCGCGATCTCTGCATCCGCAAATGATGCTGTCGACGATGCTGGCCTGGCCGCTGTCGAAGCATCCGCATGCCCAACCTGTGGTTCCTGCTCCGGTATGTTCACCGCAAACTCCATGAACTGCCTCACCGAAGCACTTGGCCTGTCCCTGCCAGGCAACGGCTCCACCTTGGCAACCCACGCTGCTCGTCGTGCACTGTTTGAAAAGGCTGGCGAAACCGTCGTTGAGCTGTGCCGTCGTTACTACGGTGAAGAAGATGAGTCCGTTCTGCCACGTGGCATCGCCACCAAGAAGGCTTTCGAAAACGCCATGGCACTGGATATGGCCATGGGCGGATCCACCAACACCATCCTCCACATCCTGGCCGCAGCTCAGGAAGGCGAAGTTAACTTCGACCTGGCTGACATCGACGCCCTGTCCAAGCGCGTTCCTTGCCTGTCCAAGGTTGCACCAAACTCCGACTACCACATGGAAGACGTCCACCGTGCCGGTGGCATCCCAGCACTGCTCGGTGAGCTCAACCGTGGCGGCCTGTTGAACAAGGACGTCCACTCCGTTCACTCCCCTGACCTAGACAGCTGGTTGGACGCATGGGACATCCGTTCTGGAAATTCTTCCGACGTAGCCAATGAGCTCTTCCACGCAGCCCCTGGCGGAATCCGCACCACCGAAGCATTCTCCACCGAGAACCGCTGGGATGAACTGGACACCGACGCAGTCAAGGGTTGCATCCGCGACATCGAGCACGCTTACACCGCTGATGGTGGTCTGGTTGTTCTCCGCGGCAACGTCTCCCCAGACGGCGCGGTGATCAAGGCTGCAGGTATCGACGAAGAACTCTGGCACTTCTCCGGCCCAGCACGCGTTGTTGAGTCCCAGGAAGAAGCAGTCTCTGTCATCCTCAACAAGACCATCCAGGCCGGTGAAGTCCTCGTCGTCCGCTATGAAGGTCCTGCCGGTGGACCAGGCATGCAGGAAATGCTCCACCCAACCGCGTTCCTCAAGGGCGCTGGCCTGGGCAAGAAGTGCGCTCTCATCACCGATGGCCGCTTCTCTGGTGGATCCTCAGGTCTGTCCATCGGTCATATCTCCCCAGAAGCAGCTCACGGTGGAGTTATCGGTCTGATCGAAAATGGCGACATCGTCACCATCGACGTTCACAACCGCCAGCTCGACGTTGAAGTCTCTGACGAAGAGCTACAGCGCCGCCGTGATGCTATGAACGCTTCCGAGAAGCCTTGGCAGCCAGTCAACCGCAACCGCGTTGTCACCAAGGCACTGCGTGCTTACGCCAAGATGGCTACTTCTGCTGACAAGGGTGCAGTCCGCCAGGTCGACTAG
- a CDS encoding PH domain-containing protein: MSSDAEKATEKFVPERTHILSAIIIGLISLLAIGAAPQYLFWLLIFPILFIYWVLKSSTVVDEKGITANYAFKGSKSVAWENLAGIGFKGARTFARTTDEQEITLPGVTFNSLPRLEKASYGRIPDAITSSQEAADGKVVVVAEDGYSVMMTKEEYLERQKTLGKDVQLKFDEEETGNKPSTDTVNAEEENLKASESSHRDNPASQR, from the coding sequence ATGAGTTCAGACGCAGAAAAGGCAACCGAGAAATTCGTCCCCGAGCGCACCCACATCCTTAGCGCAATCATCATTGGACTGATCTCATTGCTTGCCATTGGCGCAGCACCTCAGTACCTTTTCTGGCTGCTCATCTTCCCCATTTTGTTCATCTACTGGGTTCTCAAGTCCTCCACCGTCGTGGACGAGAAGGGCATCACCGCGAATTACGCTTTCAAGGGAAGCAAATCCGTGGCCTGGGAAAACCTCGCTGGAATCGGGTTTAAGGGTGCACGTACATTCGCTCGCACCACCGATGAGCAAGAAATCACCTTGCCTGGTGTCACGTTCAATTCGCTGCCTCGACTGGAAAAAGCCTCCTACGGTCGCATCCCTGACGCCATCACCTCCAGCCAAGAAGCTGCGGACGGCAAGGTCGTCGTGGTGGCGGAAGACGGCTATTCCGTGATGATGACCAAGGAGGAGTACCTGGAGCGCCAAAAAACACTGGGCAAGGATGTCCAGTTGAAGTTTGATGAGGAAGAAACCGGGAATAAACCCTCAACCGATACAGTTAACGCTGAAGAGGAGAACCTGAAAGCGTCTGAATCCTCACATCGTGATAACCCCGCGTCACAGCGTTAG